A genome region from Lucilia cuprina isolate Lc7/37 chromosome 3, ASM2204524v1, whole genome shotgun sequence includes the following:
- the LOC111681496 gene encoding repetitive organellar protein-like, translating to MDEVLSSKPIAALEKSDNLIKTYILLLERKLKNCILWENFNNEKETKCLDLEEELFSLKLQQQENKQQGDLHKKQMEKVNDENVKLKSENEQLKLEIIKLQEEIEKLKNNNCNQNNRIERTISIDNTENSDANSVLVKGFTKLQLCTIPKINIINLCHHMKIQISDKDIVKVKNKESKYNERLKLKPDKIQLIVEFRTSDLKVEFLKNKDKLKQQPDLADIEIIDYVSDEVFNLYQYAKMLKDHGFASIYWRNNCVYAKKIRSSLCDPILIKSKNDVDNLKEAKE from the coding sequence atggatGAGGTACTTTCAAGTAAGCCAATTGCGGCGTTGGAAAAATCCGATAACCttattaaaacatacatacttttgttggaaagaaaactaaaaaattgtattttatgggAGAATTTCaataatgaaaaagaaacaaaatgtcTTGATTTAGAAGAAGAattattttcattgaaattacaACAGCAGGAAAATAAACAACAGGGCGATCTTCACaaaaaacaaatggaaaaaGTAAATGACGAAAATGTTAAGCTGAAATCTGAAAATGAACAACTAAAATTGGAAATAATTAAACTACAAGAGGAAattgaaaaactcaaaaataataattgcaatCAAAACAATAGAATTGAAAGAACGATTTCAATCGACAATACTGAAAATTCCGATGCCAACAGTGTTTTAGTTAAAGGTTTCACTAAACTTCAATTGTGCACAATtcccaaaataaatattattaatctgTGTCATCatatgaaaatacaaatatcGGACAAGGATATTGTTAAAGTAAAGAACAAGGAAAGCAAATACAACGAACGGCTCAAGCTTAAGCCCGATAAAATTCAATTGATTGTAGAATTTCGAACATCAGATTTGAAAGTTGAATTCCTAAAAAATAAGGACAAATTGAAACAGCAACCGGATTTGGCCGatattgaaattattgattATGTCAGCGATGAAGTGTTTAATTTGTATCAATATGCGAAAATGTTAAAAGATCACGGCTTTGCCTCAATCTATTGGAGAAACAATTGTGTGTATGCCAAGAAAATCCGATCGAGTTTATGTGATCCAATATTAATTAAGTCAAAAAACGATGTGGACAATTTGAAAGAAGCCAAGGAATAa